A stretch of DNA from candidate division KSB1 bacterium:
AAAGGAAATGCAAACCGACGTTTGGTTTGAACCAGAAGTAGTTGTTGAAGTTCTAGCTGCAGAAATTACCAAAAGTCCTCATCATACTTGCGGTCTAGCTTTAAGATTTCCACGATTTCTACATTTTAGAGATGATAAGAAAGCTGAGCAAGCAACTACATCTAAAGAAGTTGAAGTGATTTATGAGAAATAATTATTCTTCGATATATCTATCAATTGATCCATTAAGTTTGCAGCCTGGCGGAGCTCCCAAGAAAATTCTTGATATTTCACCTTCTTGGAAAACTACAACGTCATAAGAACCGTCCTTGTTATAATCAGTACCACAGATCAGCTTCTCACCATATAATTTAATGCAAACATCTTGCATCTTATCATCATTAAAATCACCTACAGCAAATTCAGGTTTGCTTTTTTCAATACCTTCTGCCATCCCATTTTCCTTACCAGCTAGATAATTTTCATCCATACTTCGCTGATTCGACAAATTTCTAGAAAAATAAGTTCCGCTTCCTCCCATGGCAATACCTACAACCAAAGTTAAAGCATATTTTAATTTAGACATCTATGACCTCTTTTTTTAATTAAGTCTTAAAACTATATAAAAGAAACACTTTAGGATTATATAAAGTATATACTAATCAGTATGTATAATCTGGAACTTTTTAGTTAAAATACACTTTAGTTATTTTTGGTATCTGCTTAAATTATCAAAGAATTCATGGACTGTACTTCTAATATAAATTATTTTGAAGTCCATATTTATGGAAAAAGTCCGTCTACAAAAAAGATAACTATTTAGGTAATCGTCCGTCTTTATAAAAAAGCGGTTCCTTTCTCTTATCATAATAAACTCTTTTAGGAAATTGACCTATGTCTTCTCAAATTCTAACCAGGGCATTTCTCACCTATTCCCTGGCCCTCGTTTTCTTGTTTGAAAATCCAACCGCTGCACAGAATAACGACTCAATTCCACTAAAGACAAATGTCCCTGAAGAGCAATTGATATCGGATCTTGAATCATTCGTTCCTGAATTAATGGAGCGTGCTGAGGTTCCGGGACTCTCAATAGCCATCATTCGGGACGCTGAGATTATCTTGCATGGGGCTTACGGTGTCAGAAATATCAACACTAAAGAAGCGGTCAATGATAGCACGATTTTTCAAGCCGCCTCCCTGAGTAAAACCCTCTTTGCTTACGCCGTTTTGAGAATGGTTGAAAAAGGTGAACTTGATCTGGACACGCCATTATCGGATTATTTTGGCGCCGCTTACATTAATAATGATGACCGGGTCCATCAAATAAGCGCACGCACAGTTTTGAGCCATACAACCGGATTCCCAAACTGGCGGCAACCACGGGACGGTGACTTGAAAATGCATTTCAGCCCTGGAGAAAAGTTCAGTTACTCTGGTGAGGGATATGTTTACCTGCAAAGAGTTGTGGAAAAATTGGCGGATAAATCATTCAATGATTTTATGGCTGAGAGTGTTTTTGAACCGTTGGGAATGCGTCACAGCAGCTACGAATGGCGAGAGGCATACGCTAACAATTTAGCGGTTGGTCACGGCGAATTTGGCGTCCCCATCGATCGTGACCCCATGACAAAAGGCAACGCAGCTTTTAGTTTATACACAACTGCAATCGATTATGCCAAATTCATGATCGCAATCATGACAGGAGCTGGCCTGGCAAAAGAAACCATCAGGGAGATGCTCTCCCCGCAAATTTATTTAAATGATGATTGCCTGAATTGCACCCAAAATTCGACATCAAATCTTTCTGAAATAAATGCCTGGGGACTTGGCTGGGGGTTGCAATTGACCGATGAAGGCACTTCTTTCTGGCATTGGGGGGACCAGGGAATTTTTCGCTGCTATACCGTTGCTTTTCAAGAGCAGAAAATCGGCATGATCTACTTTACAAACAGCGAAAACGGTCTTGCCATTCGTGATGAGCTCGTTCAAAAAGCTATTGGCGGTTATCATCCGGCGTTTTCCTGGCTGCATTACGATTCGTATAAATCTCCGGGGAAGAAATTCGCGAAGCTGATCGTCAAACAAGGGATGGCGGCCGGAATGGCCTTCCATGATTCCTTGAAAAATGAAAGTAAAGACGCTGCCGTTTTTGATGAAAGAGCGATTAACAGGTTGGGGTATCACTTTCTATTGTCAAAGCAATTCGATAAAGCAATTGCTATTTTTAAATTCAATATCAAGGGATATCCCGATTCATGGAATGTTTACGACAGCCTGGCTGAAGCTTATATGAAGGATGGGCATGATGAGCTGGCCATCAAGTATTATGAAAAGTCATTAAAGTTGAATGCTGATAATACAAACGGCAAAGAGATGTTGGAGAAAATCAGAACTGCTGCAAAATAGCTGGAAGCACTCATGATCAAAAATTACCTTAAAATCGCCTTTCGAAATCTTACCCGACACAAAGGGTATTCATTTATGAACATCGCCGGTTTGGCTATCGGTATGACATGTTGTCTTTTACTTTTGCTGTATGTCCAGGATGAACTCGGCTATGATAAATATCATGAAAAGGCAGATCGAATTTACCGGTTCGTGACCGACTGGGAATCAAAAGACCAAACTTTTCCCAATGCGCTTTCTTCAGCCCCGATGGCCCCGCAACTTTTGAGCGACTTTCCTGATATCAAAGAAGCCGTTCGATTTATGCAATCTTTCAACGACGTTTTGGTTACTTATGGGGATAAACGATTTTTTGAAAAACGCTTTTTTTATGCCGACGCATCGGTTTTCGATGTATTCACCTTTCCACTACTAACGGGGAATCCGGAGACGGCTCTCGCAGATCCGTTCTCAGTGGTCATAACGGAAGAGATGGCCGAAAAATAT
This window harbors:
- a CDS encoding DNA ligase, coding for KEMQTDVWFEPEVVVEVLAAEITKSPHHTCGLALRFPRFLHFRDDKKAEQATTSKEVEVIYEK
- a CDS encoding serine hydrolase, producing the protein MSSQILTRAFLTYSLALVFLFENPTAAQNNDSIPLKTNVPEEQLISDLESFVPELMERAEVPGLSIAIIRDAEIILHGAYGVRNINTKEAVNDSTIFQAASLSKTLFAYAVLRMVEKGELDLDTPLSDYFGAAYINNDDRVHQISARTVLSHTTGFPNWRQPRDGDLKMHFSPGEKFSYSGEGYVYLQRVVEKLADKSFNDFMAESVFEPLGMRHSSYEWREAYANNLAVGHGEFGVPIDRDPMTKGNAAFSLYTTAIDYAKFMIAIMTGAGLAKETIREMLSPQIYLNDDCLNCTQNSTSNLSEINAWGLGWGLQLTDEGTSFWHWGDQGIFRCYTVAFQEQKIGMIYFTNSENGLAIRDELVQKAIGGYHPAFSWLHYDSYKSPGKKFAKLIVKQGMAAGMAFHDSLKNESKDAAVFDERAINRLGYHFLLSKQFDKAIAIFKFNIKGYPDSWNVYDSLAEAYMKDGHDELAIKYYEKSLKLNADNTNGKEMLEKIRTAAK